The Chiloscyllium plagiosum isolate BGI_BamShark_2017 chromosome 3, ASM401019v2, whole genome shotgun sequence genomic interval CggtcagtgacactcacatcatctgaatgatttttaaaacaggTTCAGCTTAACTTTTCTCATTTTGTCCTTGATTCCTGTATTTATGAAGTGCAAAATCTCATATACCTTGCTAACTGCTTTCATTTCATAAAATATATTTCAAGACTTTGTTCTTACTGCGTCGTCTGCCATTGCATCTACTAAATTGTGAATTACTCACTATATTGCAAAGTTGTATTCTGATGTGTCTTTGTTAGCTTTTTAATAAATCCATTCACTGGATGTGAGGATCACCTGCAAGGccaatatttagaacatagaaaagtacagcatagaacaggccctttggtccacgatgttgtgctgagatttaatcctaatgtaaaatatagtaacttaacctacacacccctcagctcactgctatccatgtgcatgtccagcagtcgcttaaatatccccaattactctgcttccaccactacagctggcaacgcattccatgcattcacaactctcttcgtaaagaatctacctccgatgtctcctttataccttcctcctaatatcttcaaactatgacttctcgtaccagtcaatcctgccctggggaaaagtctctggctattgactctatcttttcctctcattattttgtacaccttgatcaggtctcctctcttcctctttctctccagagagaaaagtccaagcttattcaacctttcttcataaggcaagccctccagtccaggcagcatcctggtaaaccttctttgcaccctctccaaagcctctgtatctttcctatagtagtttcctacagaactgtacacaatattccaagtgtgatctcaccagggacttgtacagctgcagcaaaacctcgcggctcttaaactcgatccccctgttaatgaaagccaaaacaccatatgctttttgaacaaccctatccacttgggtggtaactttgagggatctatgaacttgcacacccagatccctctgttcctccacactgccaagaatcctgtctttaatcctatattcagccttcgagttcgaccttccaaaatgcatcacttcgcatttacccaggttgaactctatctgccatttctcagcccagctctgcatcctgtctatgtctatttattgaccatcccttaTTATCTTTAGGAAAATTAGGGGAAGTCTTTGAACTACTGCGATCCACCTAATATGAATACAACTCCAGTACAATGCAGGAGGGAGTTCCAGTTTTTTGACGCAGCAACAGTGAATGAGTGGGGattttgttccaagtcaggatgatgtgtggcttaaATGAGAACTTTTATGTGGTGGTGatcccatgaatctgctgtctttgtccttccagatgatagAGCttgtgagttgctgcaatgcagcTTGTAGACGGTAAACTGTGCTGGAGAGAGTGATTGTTTAAAGTGATGTTTGGGTGCATCTTAAATGGGTTATTTTATCCTGGGCGGTGTTGAtgttcttaagtgttgttgaatCTACATTCCTATAGGCAAGTGGACAGAATTCTAGACATTTCAGACTGCTGACTTGTAGATAGCAATCAGGCATCACGGACTCAGGAAGGGATTTGCTCACTGCGGCATTCCCAGCCCCTGACTTGCTATATTAGCCATGGTATTTATGTGTCTAGTCCAGTTaattttctgatcaatggtgTGTTTTTAGTTTCCATTGAGAATTTATTACATCTATACATCTCATCACATGTATAGTTACCTCAGCATTGCATGAATTATTTAATTAAACCCCTTCTTATCTAACCAAGCTACTAAACGACATTGTCTCTGTTCTCTTCAGATGCTTACACTGATGATGACCTCATGCTGTACTGGAAGAGTGGTAATAACTCATTAACGACAGATGAAAAGATTTCTCTATCTCAGTTCATGATACAAGAATTTCGCACAACCACAAAGCTGGCCTTTTATAGTAGTACAGGTCATACACTTTCTTTTCAACTGTTCTTATTTTCAATTCATATTTTAATTTGCTTATTTTGTTATTTAAGTCAAAATGATTACCATCTTGGATACTTGCTGAATCTGCACATTTGATATTGTTTTGCCCAAAAATGTGTGACAGGCGTTGTTCTGTACTCTTTTGAAAGCCACATTGTTTAAAATTATAGAATGGCGGACAAACCTTTTTGCAATGCATGTATTTTTCTACTGTCATCTTAATAGGTTATTTTACTCAGGTTAAACTGAAAATGCTATTTATGAAATCCCCTTTTGACAGCATTGCTGCATTAATGTAACATAATAATGATTATTTATCTCCTATGTCAACCCACAGGTTGGTACAATCGCCTGTACATCAATTTTACACTGCATCgccacattttcttctttttgctGCAGACCTATTTTCCAGCGACTCTGATGGTCATGTTGTCCTGGGTATCATTCTGGATTGATCGCCGAGCGGTCCCTGCTCGTGTTCCATTGGGTGAGATAAAGAAAACCAAAGCtacatcaacatggctttgtgcatgggaaattgcatcgcacaaacttgattgagtttttttgaagaagtaacaaagaggattgatgagggaagagtgatagatgtgatctatatggacttcagtaaggtgttcgacaaggttccccatgggagactggttagcaaggttagatctcattgaatacagggagaactagacatttggatacagaactggctcaaaggtagaagagagagggtgatggtagagagtagtttttcagactggggacctgtgaccagtggagtgccacaaggatcaatgctgggtccactacttttcacaatttatgtaaatgatttggatgtgagcataagaggaagtttgcagatgacaccaaaattggaggtgtagtggacagcgaagaaggttacctcagtttacaacaggatcttgaccagatgggtcaatgggctgagaagtggcagatggagtttaatttagataaatgggaaagcaaatcttagcaggacttatacacttaatggtaaggtcctagggagtgttgctgaacaaagagacattggagggcaggtagataggatagtgaacaattCATTTGGTATGacttccgttattggtcagagtattgagtacaggacattggttaggctgctaaTATcgaagcaattctggtctccttcccatcggaaagatattgtgaaacttgaaagatttcaaagtttgtgcaaagatttgtagcaacaacttgaaagatttataaggatgttgccagggttggaagatttgagctatagggagaggttgaataggttagggctgttttccctggagtgtcggaggctgaggggtgaccttatagagatttataaaatcatgaagggcatggataggataaatagagaagattttttttcccctgtggtgggggagtccagaactagaggacataggtttagggtgagaggggaaagatctaaaagagacctaaggggcaatgttttcacgcagagggtggtacatgcatggaatgagctgccagaggaagtggtggaggctaatacaattgcaacattggaaaggcatttgaatggatatatgaataggaagggtttggtgggatatggcccaagtgctggcaggtagaactagattgggttgagatagctgaccggcatggatgagttggacaaaagggtctgtttccatactgtacatctctatgactctaataagatGCAATAAAACTTTGTGCAAGCATAAACGGAAGTGCTAAGAGGAAGGCAGGTAAAACTGTTAGTGTCTGTTTGACACTGGAGCTAGGGTGATCTTTCCATCCATGGTCTGTTACTTGCAAACAATGTTTCTGGGTAGTTTGTTCCCTTGTACCTCCATAGCTCCAGGTCCTTTTGTCTTAGGGTAGAAAGCTAGTTGGCTTGTAGTTTGTTTCCACTTTCAACATTGCATGTATCTCTCTTCAGTTAACTTGTGGCCTGttccatctttttttttcaaattcttacACAACTGCTGTTGTCATTGTTACATCATGACATATACATCACTACCTCATTACTGCTTCCCCAACACATCCTCTCAACCTTTCAAATAACACCTTTAAACTATTTCCTTAAACTATTTATTTTGCCATCATTTCCCTACAATGTCCAAGCTTCAAATGTCAAGCCAATTTTCTGAATTTATTGTGCATAGATTGAGAACAGCATCCTCTATCATTGTAGATTGTATAATTTGTCCATCCTGTTGAATATAGTTACATAGTTGCAGGGCAATATTTGCTGATGCATGTTCAATTTTCCCAAATGTTACCCGCTATAACAATACTGCAGTGATTAATTGCTTAATTACAAACTTTTCTCCAATTATTACCATTATTCTTTCTATTTACTTCATTGTGCTTACTTATGGTCATTGTCCTCTTGTCTTTGCTCCGTCTAAGATTTTCTATCAATTCATATCTTTATTTAATTCTTTTCATTTCCCTGGATCTGAGGACTGTGCATCTGCCTCAGTTTTCAATTCCTTCTGTAATCTAAAAGATTTGCAGCCCAAGTTTTCTTCCAATTCTTCTTAAGTTAGTTTATATCCAacttcattttgttttacatCATCAAAGTTATCTTGATCCTTCTTTCGAATTATGTTTAAAGCAAAGCTAGTAGATAACTGAATATATTTGCATCAATGCAACAATCTATCATTAAATTTTTGCAAGCTCATGTATACTGAATTGTGTCATTTTATAGTACAACTTTTCTCTCTATAATTCCAGGTATAACGACAGTTCTAACAATGTCCACTATTATCACGGGTGTGAATGCTTCAATGCCAAGGGTTTCGTATATTAAAGCTGTGGACATTTACCTGTGGGTTAGTTTTGTGTTTGTCTTTCTCTCAGTGCTGGAGTATGCAGCTGTGAATTACCTAACCACAGTAcaagagaggaaagaaagaaagcttCGGGAAAAGGTGAGAAAATGATGTACTTGTGTACAACTTTTGTTTTGTATCCTGGAATCAATATATTGGTTATCTTCTGtccacagagaaagtgaggactgcagatgctggagatcagagctgaaaaatgtgttgctggaaaagcgcagcaggtcaggcagcatccaaggagcaggagaatcgacgttttgggaagaagggctcatgcccgaaatgtcgattttcctgctctttggatgctgcctgacctgctgtgcttttccagcaatacattttcagctatctTCTGTCCATCCCTAGTATCTTAATCCTTTGCAAGAATAATTCTTTTAGAGTATCCTTTAAACAAGGATAAAAGAGAAAGTGTTGCATTTTTAGAGAGGGTCTGATGAGAGACCCTGAagtgttgactctgtttctctccaaagatgctgcctgacaattggggagtattctatcatactcctgacttgtatcttatAGATTGGTGGACAGGAGTGGAGTTACTCGCTACAGAGTTCCCAACCGCTGAACCGCacttggttcagatttccagcatttgtattattttgcttttgcactTTTTAAGAATGTCACCTCCTCTCTTGGAAAGGCCTTAAAATACTTCACCCAAATTGCCATTTTTGTTTGAGGCATTCATAGTAATTATTTGTGCACTGTAACTTGTAATAAGATAAATAAGTAATTAATAGTGGAGTTGCctaaaaaagaaatcagaaatacTCAGTAGCGCTACAGGATGTTAGGCCTTCGGTTTAATAACTCGGTAAAAACAAAATTCCCCGCGTATCCATACAAAAACATGCATTCAGATTATATGCCCCTCTGGCAAGTGGGGGATGGGATTTGTATCAACAGTCTTTTCACCCTGAGCCACAAGTGTTATAACTTGAGCTAAGTGGAAAGTAGTCTGACAACCTATGCTTGATGGGATGTTTCAAATTAAAGATTAGATAGATGTCAAAATCATTTcctaaatttttatttttaattggcaATCCTTACTTCAAAATTCTTTTCTACAATTATTATTGCAACTTAAagtaatggattttttaaaattctcaaatttaAATTGCATAATGAATAGGTTCAGAAGTGAATATTACATATTTGACTTATACCAGAAATTTAAACACAGCTAACTCAAATTTTGTGCCAATGTCTTCATTGTTGCATCTCATCTTTGTCAATTTATAcaccaccttatcaaatgtcattCATTGATCTAATTATTTTATAATAGAGAAGTATATTCATTCTGTTGCCTAAGTTGGCTACAGTTTCCAACTAAGTTCAGGGATGTAGATATGGACTTTCCTTTGGTACTCTGTAATGTGTATTCTTTATTTTATGGTCTGTTTCTGAATTTTTGACAATATTTAATCTGCTAGATGACTAGTGCTTTTTATAGAATCATATGCACAGGAAGTTATCTCATCCTTAATGGTATGCCAATCTTTTGGAAAAGCTACTATTTAATCATGGTTCCTTGTTAGTTTTCCAATGTTCTGCAAAGTATTGTTCTTTAGTTTTGATAATTAACATAAAGCTTATCGCCTTTCAGCTACCTTGCACCTGTGCAATACCACAGCCAAGACCATTAATGGTAGAACGCACATATAGTGATGGAGAAGTCAGCAACCTGGCTGAATTTGCTGGACCTGATTATATGCCACAAAATGGAGAAAAACAGGACAGAGAGCTGGTCAAGCCGCCAATTGCTGATGAGCCAACTGAAAACAAGGAAAAAATCTTAAGCAGATACATTTGGATTGACACACACATTATTGATAAATACTCCAGGCTGATATTTCCAGTTGCTTACGCTCTTTTTAATATGATATATTGGTCTATTTACACATAGAAATTTCTGCATATAGAAGGTTTTAAAGGCTTTCTTACCTCCCAATAACTCTTTGGGAGGGGAACATTTGTGTGCTTTCTAAATTCAAACTATGATGGGATCAAGTCAAAAGCACAATCAACCATATTCCATTCTTAAATACAGCAAGCAGAACAGGTTATGTGTGAGATACAACTAAGCAgttttgaagtttttttaatTCAAAGCCAGCTACTTGATTATGCAAAACATTGATTGTAGATGATTTGGTTTAAATCATTTTAGATGTATTTGAGATTGAGTTATTTTGTTCTGATATTTGTATAGACACATTGCTTCTTCCAATACAAGAACACTTTGAAAGTTTAAGTGTTTTCTAATATAGATGAGAAAATGTCCATTTATTCTCAACTCctatttttattaaaaacattatttttaaatgaatgaatgatttggaggattGAGTGAAATAGATAATGTACTCCATGATATCGTTTACTTTTGACTCACCACAGATTTTGGTCAACCATCTGCTGGTAGGCATTCACACAGCTATTGATGTAAACACTGTATGCTTCTATAATAAAGATTATCTATCTAATTATCTGGAGTAACAACACAGCAATCTAAAATTCACATCTTTGAACTGAATATTAGCAAAGAACTACAGATTAATACTGGTTAAGTATTGAAATAAACTACAGGAATCTATTTAGTACTGTATGTTTTAGTGAAGTCTCAGGTGACGATTACGCATTCTGATTCTTCCTAATCTAATGAAATTTCAATGACTGATTTTAGGAGGTTCTGTGAATGGCCATCCTGAATGCAGTGAAGCAACTATAAAATTAGGAACCCAAAGCGCTGCAGATAATATTCTATAGCAAAGAAACACGAGCACTTTCCACGGAATGAATAAAGAGTTTAAACCTTACTGTAAATTCTGAACGGGTGCTTTGCTGGTGGCAAGACCCAACTGAGCTGACCTATATGGAGGCTGATGAATCTTTTGACCTGGGCTGGCTGAAGTTGTATTGTTAAAGATCGAATACTGCATCAAACCATGATTAGACAAACAAAACTACTACTTAGGTGCATATTCTCTCCTATTGCTTTACTTCTTACAGCTTTGAGGGCGTCGCATTCTTTTTGTACTATTTCTCTTTGTACTATTTTCCAGCAGTATTGCTGCTTACTGCTGCAACTCAGTTTGCAGCAACCAAAACAGTGACTGATAATTCAGAACTAATTAAGAATACAGAAAGAAATTACAACCAAATAGTAGTGCTATGTGTCTAATCATGGAGTGATAATTCTTTTGGAGAGTTCCAAGTAATTAGACAAGGAAGCAGCCGCCACAGGAACTAACAAATGTAGATTCAATGACAATGAGGAATTACATAAATAGTCTACTAACCAAGGATGGTCATTTAGCCACCAAAATCACATCATGGAATATCAGAAGATATCTTTCCTCAGTGTTTCTACAACTAAACAGTACCATTTCTTGAAGATAATTGGTACCAGTTAGACAGCTTTTCCAATGGCTATTAAACATGTGTCATTTGATCTTTTCAAACCACCAACATCGATAAAACCCACCATTTGACCATATACAAATGCTTTAAGAAAGTGACAGAAACATTGTTTACAAAGAACAATATATTCAACTTATATGTGAATACAACCCAGGATCAATCTACAGTGTCAGCATGCCCAATAGTACAGGGCAGAGTAGATGGTACTCAGgtcattgaatttgttttttttctttagtcttatgtgggatgtgagcatcattggcaaggacagcatttggtacccatccctaattggtgTTGAACTGAAcaacttcagagggcagttaaaagtcaaccacatcatGCCAAAGAGCGTTattgaaacagattttttttttttttacaataatcaatgaaTATATCATTGCTAACAGACcaccttttaattccagattttaatgaatTGGAATTTCACTCTCTGAACTGATagtatttgaacccatgtccccagaacattggcaTGGGGGTTCTGGATGACAAGGCCACTGACATTTTCATTACATCACTGCTTCCCCTGAGCAGGGGAACACTTCACTGTCATGAAGTTTaaggagtgtactgtacctttaagatacAGTGAATGCAGGcatctgtcatgtgactgacagcAGTCTCAACgggtactggaaaattgaaagtatgTAATATTTGGCAGTAAAACAAATACCTGAGCTTGGTTGCTACGTTTTCACAGCattttgaatttaaccagtttaaataaTGTGCCAAGATACTAAAAACCAATCAaaattgaattttactgttttgacaacatcaaaccaatgagatgatccgatatTTTGGACAGTTAGTCAAAGAAAGAGCACTAGCTGCCACTGTCATACAGACTGCCTGCAACACCTCTCTCTGAAAAGGtatctttttcatatgaaacatctttgtagCAGAAGACCAAAGGTGACCCAGGGGAatctacaaacagaggaagtTCAACACCCGAACAATGACAGCTGCGTTctagttttgaaaattgatttgctgtaaaCTTAATAGGGACTTTATTGAATCTGCATTTTgctatagagtgggaggtagctAACAAATTCTTAAGAGAatggaggcttagagttgtgaatacttGTTGGCTGATCTCTTTTGTTACTTTTTCTTGAAATAGTGAAATTTGGATAGTTCTGAGACTCATATGAggcgagatgagcttttctgtgAAGGCCttttcccgaaacgttgattttcctgctccttggatgctgtctgaccggctgtgcttttccagcatcactctaatctagaatcggatttccagcattgcagtcctcacttttgctaagCTTTTCAGTGTATTTAGTTTAATTAGCAAaaaggtttaccctgtgtcgcaACATCTCCTTTGAGTAGGGTTCCCAGAAATACCAAACTATACCCTCCTAATGCATTGTCAACACTCTTTGCCCAACTGTCACAAGGGGATCATGTCACATCCACAGCAAGTTCCTCACAAAATCCATTTTCTGCAGTTACATTGAACCAGATTTTGTTGAGGGTGATTATGAGGATGGAGAAAGTGGAAAGGCGTTTAAAATGAAATCAGTCTGTCATTTACCTTCTGAAACATACCACAAGAGTATGTTCAAACTGCAGAGCAGCGCAGaaatcctgaaacattgatttgttATTCAGTGCTCCAACACAGACTACATTGGGCTGACATTACTCTACTCCATAACAAGCTAGGATCACTCAAATCAGGAAGATCTTCAACATGCCAACATCACTGTTAGAAACAGACCTTCAGATTAGCTCATTCCTGGATCCTTGCTGGAACCAAGTCCAAAGGTGCAAAGACCGTAGCATAAATGGTAGGCTGCCTGTTGCGATAGCTCACTGGATGATCTGGGCCAATACATGATTGCACCTAATACTTACTTTTCTCaaattaattattgaaaaaaGATAATTCCACAAAATTGGCAAAGTCATCTCAGAGTACTGCGAGCCAACAAGGAAAGCAATCCCAACTGGTTATACTGATATTTCAGCATCAACCCAGATTTTCTGTTGGAGTTGTTCTAATTCATCATCAAGCATTGTTCACATCTAATTCCATAACTTTGTCAAAAATAAAGCTGGATATTTAACACCACCCAAGTATTGGGTAATTCATAATTACAAGCATATTACTGGAATATATCATGCAGGTTTTATCCATAAATTGTCGTAAAAAACTCTATGTACATGGGATGGTTGTTTTATTCAAGTATTACTAAGTGCAGCTCACAAGATGGTTATTGTTCAGCACCTGAGAGATGGTACAAAGTGTAACCCTGATTTCAATCACCTTCCTGGATTCTTGTCTAATTCAATCTGATGATGCCAAATCTTGCTACCCAACTAAATTGGGTGGAATTTCAAAATTCATATCTAGTCTATCACCAAGGTCACTCACATTCCCCTATGAAATTCTAACCTTCTCTGTCCCTATCTTTATGCCATTCATGGTAAAACCTTCATTAACATTGTATTACTGGATTGATCTTTCCCAATTACCACTTGCTGAGTTTTC includes:
- the LOC122548225 gene encoding gamma-aminobutyric acid receptor subunit rho-1-like isoform X1, giving the protein MWFSHLLPFYCCFWLVESNSERQRRKDQMHEYHQSSRSQRFGRDVEETKKQGSPILKRSADATKSYLTKSEQLLRVDDHDFTMRPGFGGPSIPVGVDVQVESLDSISEVDMDFTMTLYLRHYWKDERLSFPSTNNLSMTFDGRLVKKIWVPDMFFVHSKRSFIHDTTTDNIMLRVYPDGKVLYSLRVTVTSMCYMDFSRFPLDTQSCSLEIESYAYTDDDLMLYWKSGNNSLTTDEKISLSQFMIQEFRTTTKLAFYSSTGWYNRLYINFTLHRHIFFFLLQTYFPATLMVMLSWVSFWIDRRAVPARVPLGITTVLTMSTIITGVNASMPRVSYIKAVDIYLWVSFVFVFLSVLEYAAVNYLTTVQERKERKLREKLPCTCAIPQPRPLMVERTYSDGEVSNLAEFAGPDYMPQNGEKQDRELVKPPIADEPTENKEKILSRYIWIDTHIIDKYSRLIFPVAYALFNMIYWSIYT
- the LOC122548225 gene encoding gamma-aminobutyric acid receptor subunit rho-1-like isoform X2, with the translated sequence MWFSHLLPFYCCFWLVESNSERQRRKDQMHEYHQSRSQRFGRDVEETKKQGSPILKRSADATKSYLTKSEQLLRVDDHDFTMRPGFGGPSIPVGVDVQVESLDSISEVDMDFTMTLYLRHYWKDERLSFPSTNNLSMTFDGRLVKKIWVPDMFFVHSKRSFIHDTTTDNIMLRVYPDGKVLYSLRVTVTSMCYMDFSRFPLDTQSCSLEIESYAYTDDDLMLYWKSGNNSLTTDEKISLSQFMIQEFRTTTKLAFYSSTGWYNRLYINFTLHRHIFFFLLQTYFPATLMVMLSWVSFWIDRRAVPARVPLGITTVLTMSTIITGVNASMPRVSYIKAVDIYLWVSFVFVFLSVLEYAAVNYLTTVQERKERKLREKLPCTCAIPQPRPLMVERTYSDGEVSNLAEFAGPDYMPQNGEKQDRELVKPPIADEPTENKEKILSRYIWIDTHIIDKYSRLIFPVAYALFNMIYWSIYT